One window of the Solanum stenotomum isolate F172 chromosome 11, ASM1918654v1, whole genome shotgun sequence genome contains the following:
- the LOC125845523 gene encoding proline iminopeptidase isoform X2 has protein sequence MKLPMKVAAAAIGTPSLFPCCNFVHLPASTSLSLSPRRPASIFSPLLIPISGRKKLFLRAENLDCESVEQMDLKKEFPELNKDLYPSIEPYCTGFLKVSDLHTIYWEQSGNPNGCPAVFFHGGPGGGTSPNNRRFFDPVFYRIILFDQRGAGKSKPHACLEENTTWDLVGDIEKLREHLKIPEWQVFGGSWGSTLALAYSISHPEKVTGIILRGIFLLRKKEIDWFYEGGAAAIYPDVWEPFRDLIPEEERKCFVKAYHKRLNSDTLETQYAAARAWTKWEMMTSHLLPNEENIKRGDDDDFSLAFARIENHYFINKGFFSSDSFLLDNVEKIKHIKTIIVQVVPGAGHSANEPGIAAELVAANEKLKNVLEGVS, from the exons ATGAAATTACCCATGAAGGTAGCAGCAGCTGCTATAGGGACTCCCTCGTTATTTCCTTGCTGCAATTTTGTTCATTTGCCGGCCTCGACTTCACTTTCACTATCCCCAAGGCGTCCTGCTTCCATCTTCTCGCCTTTGCTCATCCCCATCTCag GGAGGAAGAAGTTATTCTTGCGTGCTGAGAATCTTGATTGTGAGAGCGTGGAACAAATGGATTTGAAGAAGGAATTTCCTGAATTAAACAAGGATCTATACCCCTCTATAGAGCCATATTGTACTGGGTTTTTGAAAGTTTCGGACCTTCATACTATATACTGGGAGCAGTCAGGAAATCCTAATGGCTGT CCAGCAGTGTTTTTCCATGGAGGCCCTGGAGGTGGGACTTCACCCAATAACAGGAGGTTCTTTGATCCTGTCTTCTATCGAATCATTCTATTTGATCAG AGAGGTGCGGGTAAAAGTAAGCCTCATGCTTGCTTGGAGGAGAACACAACATGGGATCTCGTTGGGGATATTGAAAAATTAAGAGAGCACTTAAAGATTCCGGAATGGCAG GTATTTGGTGGCTCATGGGGAAGCACTCTGGCTCTTGCATACAGCATATCACATCCTGAAAAG GTTACTGGGATCATTCTTAGAGGGATATTTTTGTTGCGGAAGAAAGAAATTGACTGGTTTTATGAGGGTGGAGCTGCTGCAATATACCCTGATG TTTGGGAGCCATTCAGAGATCTGATTCCAGAGGAAGAAAGGAAGTGTTTTGTCAAGGCTTACCATAAGAGATTAAATTCAGATACCCTAGAAACACAG TATGCAGCAGCTAGGGCATGGACTAAATGGGAAATGATGACCTCTCATCTTCTCCCTAATGAAGAGAACATAAAGAGAGGAGATGATGATGATTTCTCCTTG GCATTTGCAAGGATTGAGAACCACTACTTTATCAACAAGGGATTCTTCTCTTCAGATTCTTTCCTTCTAGATAATGTTGAAAAGATAAAGCATATCAAAACAATAATTGTTCAG GTTGTCCCAGGAGCAGGTCATTCGGCAAATGAACCAGGAATAGCAGCAGAACTTGTTGCGGCTAATGAAAAACTGAAAAATGTCCTTGAAGGAGTTTCTTGA
- the LOC125845523 gene encoding proline iminopeptidase isoform X1, with protein MKLPMKVAAAAIGTPSLFPCCNFVHLPASTSLSLSPRRPASIFSPLLIPISGRKKLFLRAENLDCESVEQMDLKKEFPELNKDLYPSIEPYCTGFLKVSDLHTIYWEQSGNPNGCPAVFFHGGPGGGTSPNNRRFFDPVFYRIILFDQRGAGKSKPHACLEENTTWDLVGDIEKLREHLKIPEWQVFGGSWGSTLALAYSISHPEKVTGIILRGIFLLRKKEIDWFYEGGAAAIYPDVWEPFRDLIPEEERKCFVKAYHKRLNSDTLETQYAAARAWTKWEMMTSHLLPNEENIKRGDDDDFSLAFARIENHYFINKGFFSSDSFLLDNVEKIKHIKTIIVQGRYDVCCPMMSAWDLHKAWPEAEFIVVPGAGHSANEPGIAAELVAANEKLKNVLEGVS; from the exons ATGAAATTACCCATGAAGGTAGCAGCAGCTGCTATAGGGACTCCCTCGTTATTTCCTTGCTGCAATTTTGTTCATTTGCCGGCCTCGACTTCACTTTCACTATCCCCAAGGCGTCCTGCTTCCATCTTCTCGCCTTTGCTCATCCCCATCTCag GGAGGAAGAAGTTATTCTTGCGTGCTGAGAATCTTGATTGTGAGAGCGTGGAACAAATGGATTTGAAGAAGGAATTTCCTGAATTAAACAAGGATCTATACCCCTCTATAGAGCCATATTGTACTGGGTTTTTGAAAGTTTCGGACCTTCATACTATATACTGGGAGCAGTCAGGAAATCCTAATGGCTGT CCAGCAGTGTTTTTCCATGGAGGCCCTGGAGGTGGGACTTCACCCAATAACAGGAGGTTCTTTGATCCTGTCTTCTATCGAATCATTCTATTTGATCAG AGAGGTGCGGGTAAAAGTAAGCCTCATGCTTGCTTGGAGGAGAACACAACATGGGATCTCGTTGGGGATATTGAAAAATTAAGAGAGCACTTAAAGATTCCGGAATGGCAG GTATTTGGTGGCTCATGGGGAAGCACTCTGGCTCTTGCATACAGCATATCACATCCTGAAAAG GTTACTGGGATCATTCTTAGAGGGATATTTTTGTTGCGGAAGAAAGAAATTGACTGGTTTTATGAGGGTGGAGCTGCTGCAATATACCCTGATG TTTGGGAGCCATTCAGAGATCTGATTCCAGAGGAAGAAAGGAAGTGTTTTGTCAAGGCTTACCATAAGAGATTAAATTCAGATACCCTAGAAACACAG TATGCAGCAGCTAGGGCATGGACTAAATGGGAAATGATGACCTCTCATCTTCTCCCTAATGAAGAGAACATAAAGAGAGGAGATGATGATGATTTCTCCTTG GCATTTGCAAGGATTGAGAACCACTACTTTATCAACAAGGGATTCTTCTCTTCAGATTCTTTCCTTCTAGATAATGTTGAAAAGATAAAGCATATCAAAACAATAATTGTTCAG GGAAGATATGATGTTTGCTGTCCAATGATGTCAGCATGGGATCTTCATAAAGCTTGGCCAGAGGCAGAGTTCATT GTTGTCCCAGGAGCAGGTCATTCGGCAAATGAACCAGGAATAGCAGCAGAACTTGTTGCGGCTAATGAAAAACTGAAAAATGTCCTTGAAGGAGTTTCTTGA